From Lolium perenne isolate Kyuss_39 chromosome 5, Kyuss_2.0, whole genome shotgun sequence, a single genomic window includes:
- the LOC127298391 gene encoding BURP domain-containing protein 4-like, giving the protein MLFLKKILHVGTILPEGTMFARADMPKLDSSVSTPLEPKYFATIVSRFNIPYNSLKAKQVAETLRSCVKPIDREEPHVCTSSRKAMARFATTSLGSNLTQAALTKIHGHESPTTRYVVAQIAQLSNHTVACHPMDFPYEVFYCHRPKEVQALRVQLNDMKNGMARVTATVMCHMNTSNWDKEYFELLGGERGEPVCHYMPQNYVMFY; this is encoded by the coding sequence ATGTTGTTCTTGAAGAAGATTTTGCATGTTGGCACTATACTACCAGAAGGCACCATGTTTGCACGAGCTGATATGCCAAAGCTTGATAGTTCAGTCTCTACCCCATTGGAGCCAAAGTATTTCGCAACAATTGTATCGCGCTTCAATATACCTTACAACTCCTTGAAGGCAAAGCAGGTAGCCGAGACCCTTCGTTCATGCGTCAAGCCTATTGACAGGGAGGAGCCTCACGTGTGCACCTCATCTCGCAAAGCAATGGCAAGGTTTGCCACTACGTCTTTAGGATCAAACCTCACACAAGCAGCCTTGACAAAGATTCATGGGCATGAAAGCCCAACAACTAGGTACGTTGTGGCACAGATCGCCCAACTCAGCAATCATACGGTGGCATGCCACCCTATGGATTTTCCATATGAGGTGTTTTATTGCCATCGGCCAAAAGAAGTGCAGGCTTTGAGGGTGCAACTCAATGATATGAAAAATGGCATGGCACGCGTTACAGCTACCGTCATGTGCCACATGAACACATCCAACTGGGACAAGGAGTACTTTGAATTGCTGGGCGGAGAGCGCGGTGAACCAGTTTGCCATTATATGCCTCAGAATTACGTCATGTTCTATTAG